DNA sequence from the Methylacidiphilum kamchatkense Kam1 genome:
AAAAGAGGCTTACCAGATTCATGCCATTTTTTGATTTCTTCGAGAACCACTGCTTCGGTCCATTCTTTATTTTTCTTTATAGTTTGGTCTGTTGGTTGGATTTTCATAGAATCACCTTTAGGAGATAAATATTTTAAAATTATCGTCTTTGTCAAATAAATTTAATAAATTCATCCTTTCCATAAGCTATTAATTTTCCAAAAGAATCATTAATTTTTTTATAACTACTTCCACTGTTATGCCTGACAAACATTGTAAGGGCGACTCTTTGTTTAAGCAAATTGCATGCCAACATGGGGAACAAGAAACATCGCTTTGGAGCACAAAAACTTTTTTCCCTATAGGACGAGATTCTGCTGCATCCGTAGGACCAAACATCACAAGGGTCGGACATCCTAAAGCGGCTGCAAGATGAGCTGGTCCCGAATCCCCACTTATCATCGCTTTGGCATTTCCTAGTAGAGCTATTAGCTTTCCTAAAGGAAGTTTTCCACGAAGGTCCGTGCAATTAGCTTCATTAATAGGAAACCATGGCCCTATCCCAACAAAAACAAAATGGAATTGAGGTAGCCGTAGAGTTAAAGCTTGATAGTTTCTCCAAGGCCAAATTTTGGAAGACCACCGGGAGTAAGGATGAATGACTATATAGTCTTTTCTATCTAAAATTGGCGGAAGCAACGGTAGCTGAAAATCATAAGGATCGGGTTGGATTCCTAAGTATCGCAAAAACTCTAGATATCTTTCTTGAGCTGGAGGAGGAGGAGGCATAATCCGCTCCTTATAAAAGAAAAGAGAGCCTTCCCTCCCATTCCATGGTCCAATCTTTCTTTTTGCTCCACTAAACCCACAGATAATACCACTTCGGAAAAGACCCTGGAGATCAAGAACCATATCA
Encoded proteins:
- a CDS encoding glycosyltransferase family 9 protein, producing MFSSSQWARKKFLSAKIDWVTYDNYRELFDYQPSISRVFTIPHYSSCGMVESMVQIFKLIRTLKKECYDMVLDLQGLFRSGIICGFSGAKRKIGPWNGREGSLFFYKERIMPPPPPAQERYLEFLRYLGIQPDPYDFQLPLLPPILDRKDYIVIHPYSRWSSKIWPWRNYQALTLRLPQFHFVFVGIGPWFPINEANCTDLRGKLPLGKLIALLGNAKAMISGDSGPAHLAAALGCPTLVMFGPTDAAESRPIGKKVFVLQSDVSCSPCWHAICLNKESPLQCLSGITVEVVIKKLMILLEN